The sequence ATCGAGGCACGCTTCTCGCGAGATGCGAAAGATCGAATGGTGAGAGGCTGGCGGAAAGGGTGAGCCTGCTCGAAGTGGGCGGCCGAGATGCCGGCCGACAGGGAAGCAGACGGCCGCGCGACGACCGGCCTCAACAGTTGGCCCCTGAAGGGGCCAGCCGAACGGCACGCATGCCCGTGCGGTGGGCTGCGACGTGCTACTGGGACTTGCTCAGGAAGCTGCGGCAGGCCCCATCCCGGAACGCCTTACGCCGAAGGCGGGCAGTGGGTCAGGAGGCTGTGGCGGGCTTTTTGGTGGGGTCCGCCGAGGTGGCGCCGTGAGTGGGGCGGCGGGTCAGGACCTGGGGGCCGGAAGCCGTGATGGCGACTGTGTGTTCGGAGTGGGCGGTGCGGGAGCCGTCGGCGGAGCGGATCGTCCAGCCGTCGTTGTCGAACGTGATTTTGTCGGTGGAGCGGCAGAACCAGGGCTCGATGGCGATGGTGAGGCCGGGGTGGAGTTTCATGCCGCGGCGGGCGCGGCCGTTGTTGGAGACGTGCGGGGCCTCGTGCATGGTGCGGCCGATGCCGTGGCCGCCGAACTCGGCGTTGACGCCGTAGCCGTAGGAGTGGGCGACCTCGCCGATCGCAGCGGAGATGTCGCCGAGGCGGCCGCCGGGCTGGGCGGCGGTGATGCCGGCCTCCAGTGCGACCTCGGTGGCCTCGATCAGCTTCAGGTCGGCCGGGTCGGGGGTGCCGACGATGACGGAGAGCGCGGAGTCGGCGACCCAGCCGTCGATGCCGGCCGCCATGTCGACGCTGAGCAGGTCACCGTCCCGCAGCACATAGTCGTGCGGCAGGCCGTGCAGCACCGCGTCGTTGACCGACAGGCACAGGACGTTGCGGAACGGGCCGCGGCCGAACGAAGGGGCGTAGTCCCAGTAGCAGGATTTGGCGCCGCGTTCCTTGATCCGGCGGCGGGCGTGGTGTTCGAGGTCCATCAGGTTGACGCCGACTGCGGCGACACCGCTCAGCTCGGCGAGCAGCTCGCCGACGAACTGACCGGTCACCGCCATCTGGCCGATCTCCTCGGCGGACTTGAGCTCGATCACGACAGCCTCCCCCTCCGGATCCGGTATTTTTATACCACGCAAGGTCGGCGATGCTCCGGAGGGATATCCTGCTGGCATGGTTCGCCAACCACTCACCGCCGAACAGATCGCAGCGGGCCAGCGCCTCGGAGCCGCTCTCCGGGCCGCGCGGGCCGGCCGCAGCCTCGTCGAGGTGGCCCTGGCAGCCGGCATCTCCCCCGAGACGCTGCGCAAGATCGAGGCGGGCCGCCTACCCGCACCGGCGTTCGGCACTGTGGTCTGCCTCAGCCAGGCCCTCGACGTCCCCCTCAGCGACCTGGCCGACGTCTGGCTGGCCGACATGCCCATCCGCCAGGCATCCTGGAGACCAGCCGCCCAAGTACTCGGGTAGGAGATCCGTTTCAGGTTCCGTGAAGGCTTGCCGGGTCATGGCTGGTCTTGGCGGCGGCTTGATGCCTGCGTCGGAAGAGGGACCAGGCGATGATGTCGGCGGCCCGCCGTGCCGGGTCGATGAGCAGGGCGTGGAAGAGCCGGCGTAGTTCGTTGACAGCGATCGCGATCGGGCCGTCCGGGCTGCTGGTGGTGACGGCTGTTCCGGCGGCGAGGAACGCGTGGGCGGCGATGACCAGGGTGGTCCAGCGGTGCCAGGCTTTCCAGCGGCGGTGCTGGTGCTGGTCGAGACCGAGGCCGGTCTTCGGCTTGCTGGAGTACTAGCCATCCCGCAGTGCCCGAGACTCCGCCGGAGGCACCCCTCTCTGCTGCCGGTCGGGACCCTCTCGGGCAAGCGCCCCGGCAGGGGCAGTCAACGCCATCTATTGCGTCCTCAACAAGCCGCCGGATCTTGACAGGTCCCGTCGGACCCGTGATCTAATTCGAGTCAGGTCTATGCCTGCTGGCGACTCCAACGCCAGTTCAAAGTGCTCGAAAGCGGGGGTAAAGCGTGAGAACGAAACTGACCAGGGCCGTGCTCGCAATGATGACCGTACTTGGACTAGTGGTCGCCGCTCCAGGAGGCGCCGCCTCGGCCAGTCCCGACCGGACCGCCATCGACCGTGTCTCGGCCAGCACGGGCATCGCCTCGGCCACCGCCACTGCGACTTTTACGCGAAACTGCCCTGAGGGCACGGTTCGCTCACTGGCCACCAACAATCCCATTCGCGTGAGTCCGTCGATAACGTCGACAGTTCTTCAGTGGGCGCCACTGGGGAACATAAAGGAGTGCTTGCTCGGATACTACACTTTGGGCGACCGGTACACCGCCTGCGGAGTCAGCTACGCCAACGGTTGGATCAAGATCTGGGTTCCCACCCACGGGTGGGGCTACGGCTACATGACCTGCTGGGAAGATTACTGATCGTTCCCGCTCCGGCCGAGGCAACAGTGCCAGCGAGCAGCGCGACAATCGCGGTGACACAAGCGACGAGCGGGCATCGCGCGGAGCATCTGGAAGTGTGAGAGAAAGGCCATGCGGGTCGCGGACGAGGAATGCGTCTTCGACCCGCATCGGCGTATCACCGCCGGGTGACTGGCCAGCGAGAGCTGATTCGACGGAAAACGGCCCGGCCGGGCGGCCGGGGGCTGCTGATCGGGGATGTGGGACCGGGTGGCCGCCCACAATTTGCTCGCAACTGGCTGACGAGGCGGAAGTTCTCGCAGAGGACGAGGGTGACCCAGACCGTGGGACAATACCGGGCGGGATACACCTCTTCTATGTGACACTCTTCGAACTATCCGCAATGACTGACCGCGAGGCGCTACTACCCTAGCTGACGCTCCAAAGGTCGAGAGATCCGATCTCGATGGTCTCCGGGAAGCCCGAACTCTGGCAGAAGTTGATGCCGAACAGGGCGTGTGAGTCTGCACCTCGGCGTGGCCGGCCGATCGAACGTGTCGGCCGGATGATGAATCCTCGGCGGGCACGTGGCGTGATCTCACAGAGGCGGTCCGGCGGGAGTCCAGCCGGTGGCAGACTCAGTAGCTGAGCCGCGAGCGGGCGGGGCAGCGCAGGAAGACGCCTGAGGGGTCCTGTTGCGCCCTCCCAGTGGGCCGTCGGCAGGAGTTCCATGGGTCAGGAACGCGAGTGCTGCGGCCTTCAAGACGCGGCTCCACCGCGCTACGTCCAGAGCAAGGAGAAACACCCCATGCGTGGAGTGATCATGTACGCCCCCGGCGACGTCCGCGTCGAGGAGCGTGAGGACCCGAAGATCATCGAGCCCACGGACTCGATCATCCGGGTGACCGCCAGCTGTATCTGCGGGTCCGATCTGTGGCCGTACCGGGGTATCGAGGCCGTCGACCATCAGGTTATGGGTCACGAATACGTGGGGGTCGTCGAGGAGATCGGTTCCGAGGTGAAGAACCTCAAGGTCGGCGACTTCGTCGTCGGGTCGTTCGTCATCTCCGACAACACGTGCGACATCTGCCAGTCCGGCTACCAGTCCAAGTGCGTGCACGGCACGTTCGTGTCGACGATCGGCACCCAGTCCGAGAAGGCTCGAATCCCGCTGGCGGATGGCACCCTGGTTCCCACGCCCGCGCAGCCGGACCCGGAGCTGATCCCGTCGCTGCTGGCCGCGTCCGACGTGCTCGGCACCGGCTGGTTCGGTGCCGTCGCCGCTGAGGCCGGCCCTGGCAAGACGGTCGCGGTCGTCGGTGACGGCGCGGTTGGCTTGATGGCCGTTCTCGCTGCCAAGCAGCTGGGCGCGGAGCGGATCATCGCGATGTCCCGCCACCCTGAGCGGCAGGAGCTGGCTCGGTTCTACGGCGCGACCGACATCGTGGAAGAGCGTGCCGACGAGGGCGTGGCGAAGATCAAGGAGCTCACGAACGGACTGGGTGCGCACAGCGTGATCGAGGCGGTCGGTACGCAGGAGTCGATGACGCAGGCCCTCCGGTCCACCCGCCCCGGCGGGCACCTCGGCTTCGTCGGCGTCGCCCACGAGGTCGAGCTGCCCGGCCTGGAGCTGTTCTTCGCCGAAATTCATCTGCACGGCGGGCCCGCCCCGGTGCGCCGGTTCCTGCCCGACCTGATCCAAATGATCTGGGACCGCAAGATCGACCCCGGCAAGGTCTTCGACCTCACCCTGCCGCTCGACCAGGCTGCGGAGGGCTACACGGCCATGGACGAGCGGCGCGCCATCAAGGTGCTCCTCACCGTCTGACGCCATCCGTCGCCCACTTCCGCCCGCCCCGCATCGCCATAGCGGGGCGGGCGATGCCTTGTCTCGAATCCGGCAGCAACCCTCACGACCACCTGGACGCCCAAGCCGCGCTGTGGTCGCCCTTCCGATCCCGGCGTTCACCATCGGACACGCCCTCGTCGTCTCGGCGGCTGGATCGTCGGCCTTTGAGTCAGCCCCACGTGCGCCGGTTGAGGCCGTGGGGGGGGTCCGACGGGACTCCCCAGTGACTTCGACACGTGGCTACCGTGGAGGCGATGAGTACGAAGGACGAGGTCCGGAAGTTCCTGGTCTCCCGGCGCGCGCAGGTGACGCCCAAGCAAGCGGGCCTTCCCGACTACGGCGGGGACCGACGCGTGCCGGGCTTGCGACGCGAAGAGGTGGCAATGCTCGCCGGGGTCAGCCTCGACTACTACACCCGTCTCGAGCGTGGCAATATCCGTGGCGCTTCCGAGAGCGTGCTGAATGCGATCGCGCGGGCGTTGCAGCTGAACGACGTCGAGCGAGAGCACCTCTTCGACCTGGCCCGCACCGCCGCGGTGGCGTCGGCGACACGCAGCGGGAAGGCGGCAAAGCGCTCGTTGCGCGCATCGGTGCAGCGTGTCCTGGACAATTTGGCCGTCCCGGCCGTCGTGTACAACGCGCAACAAGACCTCATCGCCTCAAACCTCATGGGCCGCGCGTTGTTCTCCCCGCACTTCGAGGCCGAGAGGCCGAACATGGCCAGATTCATCTTCCTCGACCCCCGCGCCAAGGACTACTACATCGACTGGCCCCTGGCCCGTCGAATGACCGCCGCGATGCTGCGACTCGAAGCCGGACGAGACCCCCTCAACAGCGACCTCACCGCACTCATCGGGGAACTATCAACCCGCAGCCCGCAGTTCCGGAAAGACTGGGCCCGCCAGGATGTGCACGAGCACCGCACCGGCCGGAAGGTCTACCGCCACCCCGAGGTCGGCGAGATCGAGATCACCTTCGACGTGTTCGAGATGCCTGGCGAAACGGGCCTGTCCATCGGCACCTACAGCGTCGATGAAGGCTCCGAGTCCGCCGACAAGTTCACACTGCTCGCAAGTTGGGCAGCAAGCCAGGAATTCGACGCCAAGCACCTAGGGTCTGCCTCCAAGTCGAGCACAGCCACGCGTTGATGGCCGCGAGGTGGGTGCTCGCCGCGCAACACACGCCATCTTGCCGAAGCGAGTACCCACCGCCCACCGACTCCGACAGACCCCTTGTTCGCAATCGGTCGGGTAGCAGCCTTCAACGGCAGGCGTCTGGCCGGACATGGACACGCACCACGGCGAACAGATCGGCCGTCCACAGCCGCCAGCCGCCGGCGTCTCGCAGGGCCTCCAACCGCAACGGCCCGGCGACGGCCCGGGTAGGTAGCC comes from Micromonospora purpureochromogenes and encodes:
- the map gene encoding type I methionyl aminopeptidase, which codes for MIELKSAEEIGQMAVTGQFVGELLAELSGVAAVGVNLMDLEHHARRRIKERGAKSCYWDYAPSFGRGPFRNVLCLSVNDAVLHGLPHDYVLRDGDLLSVDMAAGIDGWVADSALSVIVGTPDPADLKLIEATEVALEAGITAAQPGGRLGDISAAIGEVAHSYGYGVNAEFGGHGIGRTMHEAPHVSNNGRARRGMKLHPGLTIAIEPWFCRSTDKITFDNDGWTIRSADGSRTAHSEHTVAITASGPQVLTRRPTHGATSADPTKKPATAS
- a CDS encoding helix-turn-helix domain-containing protein, which gives rise to MVRQPLTAEQIAAGQRLGAALRAARAGRSLVEVALAAGISPETLRKIEAGRLPAPAFGTVVCLSQALDVPLSDLADVWLADMPIRQASWRPAAQVLG
- a CDS encoding zinc-dependent alcohol dehydrogenase family protein; translation: MRGVIMYAPGDVRVEEREDPKIIEPTDSIIRVTASCICGSDLWPYRGIEAVDHQVMGHEYVGVVEEIGSEVKNLKVGDFVVGSFVISDNTCDICQSGYQSKCVHGTFVSTIGTQSEKARIPLADGTLVPTPAQPDPELIPSLLAASDVLGTGWFGAVAAEAGPGKTVAVVGDGAVGLMAVLAAKQLGAERIIAMSRHPERQELARFYGATDIVEERADEGVAKIKELTNGLGAHSVIEAVGTQESMTQALRSTRPGGHLGFVGVAHEVELPGLELFFAEIHLHGGPAPVRRFLPDLIQMIWDRKIDPGKVFDLTLPLDQAAEGYTAMDERRAIKVLLTV
- a CDS encoding helix-turn-helix transcriptional regulator encodes the protein MSTKDEVRKFLVSRRAQVTPKQAGLPDYGGDRRVPGLRREEVAMLAGVSLDYYTRLERGNIRGASESVLNAIARALQLNDVEREHLFDLARTAAVASATRSGKAAKRSLRASVQRVLDNLAVPAVVYNAQQDLIASNLMGRALFSPHFEAERPNMARFIFLDPRAKDYYIDWPLARRMTAAMLRLEAGRDPLNSDLTALIGELSTRSPQFRKDWARQDVHEHRTGRKVYRHPEVGEIEITFDVFEMPGETGLSIGTYSVDEGSESADKFTLLASWAASQEFDAKHLGSASKSSTATR